A single genomic interval of Primulina huaijiensis isolate GDHJ02 chromosome 7, ASM1229523v2, whole genome shotgun sequence harbors:
- the LOC140981166 gene encoding cytochrome P450 CYP749A22-like, whose protein sequence is MAPVEIFVLVLSSVLCLFFLLKVIRFLRRVWWNPLQLQAFMASQGIRGPSYSFPHGSTKEVSDILHRSMEATSSDITHDIFRRTQPHVYTWIKTYGMNFLNWHGSQDQLFVSEPELVKEILMNREGFFPKMDMEGYAKRLLGEALITNEGEKWERIRKLANHTFHSESLKRMVPQMSSSVSMMLEKWKNYDGKEIDVFKEFGLLTTEVISRTAFGNSYLEGKNIFEMVAKLTSTTVRNENKIRFPGISLVFKSDDEVEAEKLEKRIKGSIMELVKKRESSPNSELGDFGSDYLGQLVKIRHDSDVKKRITPEQMIDEIRVIYGAGHLTTTSLLAWCILLLAIHEDWQEKAREEVKETLGFHTPNSDGIARLRTMNLIINECLRLYPPALTLTRKVSKKVKLGNLILPQNINIFIPILALHQNPLIWGEDADLFKPERFAEGVANATKNNSAAFLPFGMGPRTCVGLNFTTNEAKIALSMILQRFKFVISPNYAHQPAQMFILTPKNGVKVILKAL, encoded by the exons ATGGCTCCCGTCGAAATTTTTGTGCTTGTTCTTTCGAGTGTTCTTTGCTTGTTCTTTCTTTTGAAAGTTATTAGATTCCTCCGCAGAGTATGGTGGAATCCACTTCAGCTACAAGCATTCATGGCTTCACAGGGAATCAGAGGTCCATCTTATAGTTTTCCCCATGGAAGTACCAAGGAAGTATCCGACATCTTACACCGATCCATGGAAGCAACGTCTTCAGACATAACACATGATATATTTCGAAGAACTCAGCCTCATGTGTATACATGGATAAAAACATATG GGATGAATTTTCTAAACTGGCATGGTTCGCAAGATCAGTTGTTCGTCAGTGAACCGGAGCTTGTTAAAGAGATATTGATGAATAGAGAAGGcttttttccaaaaatggaCATGGAAGGATATGCAAAAAGATTGCTAGGGGAGGCACTAATTACTAATGAAGGTGAAAAATGGGAGAGGATAAGGAAACTAGCAAATCACACTTTTCATTCAGAAAGTCTAAAA AGGATGGTTCCGCAGATGAGTTCAAGTGTTTCCATGATGCTTGAAAAGTGGAAAAATTACGATGGGAAGGAGATTGATGTGTTCAAGGAATTTGGACTGCTGACTACTGAAGTGATATCAAGAACAGCGTTTGGGAATAGTTACTTGGAAGGGAAGAATATATTTGAAATGGTGGCCAAGTTAACTTCGACCACTGTcagaaatgaaaataaaatcagaTTCCCAGGCATCAG CCTGGTTTTTAAATCTGATGATGAAGTTGAAGCAGAGAAACTCGAAAAAAGGATAAAGGGTTCTATCATGGAGCTGGTAAAGAAGAGGGAAAGTTCACCAAATTCGGAATTGGGAGATTTTGGAAGTGATTATTTAGGCCAACTTGTGAAAATCAGGCATGATTCCGATGTAAAGAAACGAATCACACCCGAACAGATGATCGATGAGATCAGGGTAATATACGGTGCTGGACATCTCACGACCACGAGTCTTCTTGCTTGGTGCATCCTGCTTCTCGCGATACATGAGGACTGGCAAGAAAAGGCAAGAGAAGAGGTGAAGGAGACTCTTGGTTTCCACACACCGAATTCGGATGGCATTGCAAGATTAAGAACG ATGAACTTGATCATAAACGAATGCCTCCGGCTTTATCCTCCAGCGCTTACACTGACAAGAAAAGTTTCAAAGAAAGTTAAGCTAGGGAATCTGATTCTTCCTCAGAATATTAACATTTTCATCCCAATTTTAGCACTGCACCAGAATCCTCTGATCTGGGGAGAAGATGCTGATCTTTTCAAGCCAGAGAGATTCGCTGAAGGCGTTGCTAACGCTACCAAAAACAACTCTGCGGCCTTTTTGCCATTCGGTATGGGGCCTCGAACTTGTGTAGGATTAAACTTCACAACCAATGAAGCCAAGATCGCGCTCTCAATGATCCTACAGCGATTTAAGTTCGTTATCTCTCCGAACTACGCCCACCAACCTGCACAAATGTTTATCCTTACGCCAAAAAATGGTGTCAAAGTCATCCTCAAAGCTCTTTAA
- the LOC140980608 gene encoding uncharacterized protein, with product MYKSWATKLPLMSSSKPHRIPPFAGTALQGAVAKRPRGPRHIETAALSDADTEPNPLKEAFSGYTSYLNDLNDKRERVVKASRDITMNSKKVIFQVHRISKHNKDEVLEQAEKDLAMVVNQYISRLVKELEGTDFWKLRHAYSPGVQEYVEAATFCTFCKTGGLLDLNEINASLMSLSDPSVEPLKINVLDYLLGVADLTGELMRLAIGRISDGELDFAKKICMFVREIYRELTLIAPKMAESLDMRTKMDTMLQSVMKVENACFSVHVRGSEYILLCDPEDATFSSLGVPNLD from the exons ATGTACAAGTCCTGGGCTACCAAGCTGCCTCTCATGTCGTCCAGTAAACCTCACAGAATTCCTCCAT TTGCAGGGACTGCACTGCAAGGTGCTGTAGCCAAGAGACCGAGAGGTCCGAGGCATATAGAAACTGCTGCCCTAAGCGATGCTGACACTGAACCTAATCCATTGAAAGAAGCTTTTTCCGGATATACTAGTTACCTCAACGACCTT AATGATAAGCGAGAAAGAGTGGTGAAGGCTAGTCGTGATATAACAATGAATAGCAAAAAGGTCATTTTCCAGGTGCATAG AATTAGTAAACACAACAAAGATGAAGTATTAGAACAGGCAGAAAAAGATTTAGCTATGGTTGTGAATCAATATATATCTCGTCTGGTAAAAGAGCTCGAAGGAACAGATTTTTGGAAGCTTAGACATGCTTATTCTCCTGGG GTTCAAGAATATGTTGAAGCTGCAACATTCTGTACTTTTTGCAAGACTGGTGGTCTTTTAGATCTGAATGAAATCAATGCCTCCTTAATGTCCCTAAGTGATCCGTCCGTCGAGCCTCTAAAGATTAATGTACTTGATTATTTATTGGGG GTTGCGGACTTGACCGGGGAGTTGATGAGGCTAGCGATAGGTCGAATATCCGATGGTGAACTGGATTTTGCGAAAAAAATCTGTATGTTTGTCCGTGAAATCTATAGAGAGCTCACACTTATTGCCCCAAAAATGGCTGAATCATTGGACATGAGAACAAAGATGGATACCATGCTTCAAAGTGTGATGAAAGTTGAAAATG CTTGCTTTAGTGTTCATGTGAGAGGTTCGGAGTATATTCTGCTCTGCGACCCTGAAGACGCTACCTTTTCTTCGTTGGGGGTGCCTAATTTAGATTGA
- the LOC140981173 gene encoding uncharacterized protein isoform X2 produces the protein MKENRNTTFYDSKSFGKEADSLPFEGKEVCQVNGSKRENDPIAFEVNGGGKHWNINAVDDLSNNCELGRLDSLRRSSAANDKEKLQSSPAVKLSNIDRKSESSDFSSPQMTSSDLIEKDLELFTDKNVLECESPKLTVRNKEINFHVVKDISIDERMPAKDKILFESCKDDQPGAEGDINNVFVISNGLEAASLGNTSSVDETECGKIGVSYDELLAQCRSKPPSGNLSADDSAKNCEIEDSTQVGESNCFGRDNKKESYVGSELPIQEFGTRSFLRSFLKSLDDEGNKAVEQHDEFFLGEEDSKIPELAVEAESGAGTGAKEDIESNTELYNSKIGGSITFDFNSPEQVVSNITREQIENLKEQLTESGNVHAHRDGNADNILDSSLARCASINDKAARGAQEQAIDVKNEDSDRSSEAVLVQHVCSEDVKNKMTHDGQGIEQHSIKHERKNSDEVSVISQLRHDEGESSFTAAGGLITFSGPIAYTGSLSLRSDGSAASGRSFAFPILQSEWNSSPVRMAKADGRHFRKHKGWRSGLLCCRF, from the exons ATGAAGGAAAATCGGAATACAACATTTTATGATTCTAAAAGTTTTGGGAAGGAAGCAGATTCCCTGCCCTTTGAAGGTAAAGAAGTATGCCAAGTAAATGGTTCTAAAAGGGAAAATGATCCTATTGCATTTGAGGTTAATGGTGGAGGCAAGCATTGGAATATAAATGCTGTTGATGATCTTTCAAACAATTGTGAACTTGGAAGGTTAGATTCTCTTAGAAGGTCTTCTGCAGCAAATGACAAAGAAAAGTTGCAGAGCAGCCCCGCTGTTAAATTATCCAATATCGATAGGAAAAGTGAATCGAGCGATTTTAGCTCACCACAAATGACTAGTTCAGACTTGATTGAGAAAGATTTGGAATTATTTACAGACAAAAACGTCTTGGAATGTGAATCACCCAAGTTGACTGTACGCAACAAAGAGATTAATTTTCACGTCGTGAAGGACATAAGCATTGATGAAAGGATGCCTGCAAAGGACAAAATTTTGTTCGAAAGTTGTAAAGATGATCAACCTGGCGCAGAGGGAGACATCAACAATGTGTTTGTTATATCAAATGGATTAGAGGCGGCATCTTTAGGAAATACCAGTAGCGTTGATGAGACTGAATGTGGAAAAATTGGAGTGAGCTATGACGAATTACTTGCTCAATGCAGGTCGAAACCGCCCTCAGGAAACTTGTCTGCTGATGACAGTGCTAAAAATTGTGAAATAGAGGACTCAACACAGGTAGGTGAATCAAACTGTTTTGGCAGAGATAATAAAAAGGAATCTTATGTTGGTAGTGAACTTCCCATTCAAGAGTTTGGTACGCGGAGTTTCCTTCGTTCTTTTCTCAAATCTTTGGATGATGAGGGgaataaagctgtggaacagcaTGATGAA TTTTTTTTGGGAGAAGAAGATTCTAAGATCCCAGAATTGGCAGTAGAAGCAGAATCAGGAGCAGGAACAGGAGCAAAGGAAGATATTGAATCAAACACTGAATTGTATAACAGTAAAATAGGAGGCAGCATTACCTTCGATTTCAATTCCCCTGAACAAGTGGTCTCGAACATCACACGTGAGCAAATTGAAAACTTAAAGGAACAGTTAACTGAATCAGGGAATGTGCATGCTCATAGAGATGGAAATGCTGACAATATATTGGATAGTTCGTTAGCTCGGTGTGCTAGCATTAATGACAAAGCCGCTAGAGGCGCGCAAGAACAAGCCATTGATGTTAAGAATGAGGATTCTGATAGGTCCTCTGAAGCTGTCCTAGTTCAGCACGTCTGCAGCGAGGATGTGAAAAACAAAATGACTCATGATGGCCAAGGTATAGAGCAACATTCAATCAAGCATGAGCGCAAGAATTCCGATGAGGTTTCAGTCATCAGCCAACTTCGACATGACGAGGGAGAATCAAGCTTCACTGCTGCTGGTGGTCTTATTACTTTTTCAGGGCCAATAGCATATACTGGGAGCCTCTCCCTTCGATCTGATGGCAGTGCTGCCAGTGGCCGATCATTTGCTTTCCCAAT ATTACAATCTGAATGGAATAGCAGTCCTGTAAGAATGGCGAAAGCCGATGGGAGACATTTTCGGAAACACAAAGGTTGGAGATCAGGCCTTCTTTGCTGTAGATTCTAA
- the LOC140981173 gene encoding uncharacterized protein isoform X1 produces the protein MLASQSLRVIQTMPSEMKHETCVFYAEEQNMKENRNTTFYDSKSFGKEADSLPFEGKEVCQVNGSKRENDPIAFEVNGGGKHWNINAVDDLSNNCELGRLDSLRRSSAANDKEKLQSSPAVKLSNIDRKSESSDFSSPQMTSSDLIEKDLELFTDKNVLECESPKLTVRNKEINFHVVKDISIDERMPAKDKILFESCKDDQPGAEGDINNVFVISNGLEAASLGNTSSVDETECGKIGVSYDELLAQCRSKPPSGNLSADDSAKNCEIEDSTQVGESNCFGRDNKKESYVGSELPIQEFGTRSFLRSFLKSLDDEGNKAVEQHDEFFLGEEDSKIPELAVEAESGAGTGAKEDIESNTELYNSKIGGSITFDFNSPEQVVSNITREQIENLKEQLTESGNVHAHRDGNADNILDSSLARCASINDKAARGAQEQAIDVKNEDSDRSSEAVLVQHVCSEDVKNKMTHDGQGIEQHSIKHERKNSDEVSVISQLRHDEGESSFTAAGGLITFSGPIAYTGSLSLRSDGSAASGRSFAFPILQSEWNSSPVRMAKADGRHFRKHKGWRSGLLCCRF, from the exons ATGCTTGCTTCACAATCACTGAGAGTTATCCAAACAATGCCAAGTGAAATGAAGCATGAAACTTG TGTCTTCTATGCTGAAGAGCAAAACATGAAGGAAAATCGGAATACAACATTTTATGATTCTAAAAGTTTTGGGAAGGAAGCAGATTCCCTGCCCTTTGAAGGTAAAGAAGTATGCCAAGTAAATGGTTCTAAAAGGGAAAATGATCCTATTGCATTTGAGGTTAATGGTGGAGGCAAGCATTGGAATATAAATGCTGTTGATGATCTTTCAAACAATTGTGAACTTGGAAGGTTAGATTCTCTTAGAAGGTCTTCTGCAGCAAATGACAAAGAAAAGTTGCAGAGCAGCCCCGCTGTTAAATTATCCAATATCGATAGGAAAAGTGAATCGAGCGATTTTAGCTCACCACAAATGACTAGTTCAGACTTGATTGAGAAAGATTTGGAATTATTTACAGACAAAAACGTCTTGGAATGTGAATCACCCAAGTTGACTGTACGCAACAAAGAGATTAATTTTCACGTCGTGAAGGACATAAGCATTGATGAAAGGATGCCTGCAAAGGACAAAATTTTGTTCGAAAGTTGTAAAGATGATCAACCTGGCGCAGAGGGAGACATCAACAATGTGTTTGTTATATCAAATGGATTAGAGGCGGCATCTTTAGGAAATACCAGTAGCGTTGATGAGACTGAATGTGGAAAAATTGGAGTGAGCTATGACGAATTACTTGCTCAATGCAGGTCGAAACCGCCCTCAGGAAACTTGTCTGCTGATGACAGTGCTAAAAATTGTGAAATAGAGGACTCAACACAGGTAGGTGAATCAAACTGTTTTGGCAGAGATAATAAAAAGGAATCTTATGTTGGTAGTGAACTTCCCATTCAAGAGTTTGGTACGCGGAGTTTCCTTCGTTCTTTTCTCAAATCTTTGGATGATGAGGGgaataaagctgtggaacagcaTGATGAA TTTTTTTTGGGAGAAGAAGATTCTAAGATCCCAGAATTGGCAGTAGAAGCAGAATCAGGAGCAGGAACAGGAGCAAAGGAAGATATTGAATCAAACACTGAATTGTATAACAGTAAAATAGGAGGCAGCATTACCTTCGATTTCAATTCCCCTGAACAAGTGGTCTCGAACATCACACGTGAGCAAATTGAAAACTTAAAGGAACAGTTAACTGAATCAGGGAATGTGCATGCTCATAGAGATGGAAATGCTGACAATATATTGGATAGTTCGTTAGCTCGGTGTGCTAGCATTAATGACAAAGCCGCTAGAGGCGCGCAAGAACAAGCCATTGATGTTAAGAATGAGGATTCTGATAGGTCCTCTGAAGCTGTCCTAGTTCAGCACGTCTGCAGCGAGGATGTGAAAAACAAAATGACTCATGATGGCCAAGGTATAGAGCAACATTCAATCAAGCATGAGCGCAAGAATTCCGATGAGGTTTCAGTCATCAGCCAACTTCGACATGACGAGGGAGAATCAAGCTTCACTGCTGCTGGTGGTCTTATTACTTTTTCAGGGCCAATAGCATATACTGGGAGCCTCTCCCTTCGATCTGATGGCAGTGCTGCCAGTGGCCGATCATTTGCTTTCCCAAT ATTACAATCTGAATGGAATAGCAGTCCTGTAAGAATGGCGAAAGCCGATGGGAGACATTTTCGGAAACACAAAGGTTGGAGATCAGGCCTTCTTTGCTGTAGATTCTAA
- the LOC140980982 gene encoding phosphatidylinositol 4-kinase gamma 5-like, with the protein MSRNLDSPVKTQMAVTFFTNPLGSGDYNGSNRMERKPTGRSRVFVQTEAGCVLGMELDRSDNAHTLKRRLQVAINFPIEESSLTFGDKVLKNDLSSIRNDSALLLTRNLLHRSSSTPCLSPTGSNVQQRDQSGPIEILGHSKRFAETKQLVKKIIKAINNGVDPVPVHSGLGGAYYFRNNRGESVAIVKPTDEEPFAPNNPKGFVGKVLGQPGLKRSVRVGETGFREVAAYLLDHDHFANVPPTALVKITHSIFNVNDGVNGNKPQNKNLVSKIASFQQFIPHDYDASDHGTSSFPISAVHRIGILDIRILNTDRHAGNLLVRKLDDDERFGQVELIPIDHGLSLPESLEDPYFEWIHWPQASIPFSDYELEYIKDLDPVRDTEMLRNELPMIREACLRVLFLCTIFLKEAAANGLCLAEIGEMMSREFRTSEEEPSELEVICIEARRLISEKMPSSRDKINFDEFQFDLDCEDGGYEFTQKLDSENFVAGNPFHFGFGSFNLRAPLSTHEESIEEENEGEDEEHSFINAPLLSNNPSISKLSMYLKNISSVNKNQKFPKFPGSKPDYSYSLSSLSCHRSANEQLPASVNFVKLADMTDEEWGLFLEKFQELLHPAFTQKKPVTLYQHQRQRLGTSCRF; encoded by the coding sequence ATGTCTCGTAATTTGGATAGCCCTGTTAAGACTCAGATGGCTGTTACTTTTTTCACAAATCCACTTGGTAGTGGGGATTATAACGGATCCAATAGGATGGAAAGGAAACCAACGGGAAGGAGTCGTGTTTTTGTGCAGACAGAAGCAGGTTGTGTGCTAGGTATGGAGTTGGACCGGAGCGACAATGCTCATACACTGAAGAGGAGGTTACAGGTTGCCATAAATTTTCCCATTGAGGAGAGTTCCTTGACTTTTGGCGATAAGGTGCTGAAGAATGATCTGAGTTCCATTCGAAATGATTCTGCTCTTCTGCTGACAAGGAATTTACTCCACCGAAGCTCTTCTACTCCATGTTTGTCACCCACTGGTAGCAACGTCCAACAGAGAGATCAGAGTGGGCCTATAGAGATATTGGGGCATTCGAAGCGTTTTGCCGAGACAAAACAACTTGTTAAGAAAATCATCAAGGCAATCAacaatggagttgatccagtccctgTTCATAGTGGGCTTGGAGGAGCTTATTATTTCAGAAACAACAGAGGTGAGAGTGTTGCCATTGTGAAGCCCACAGACGAGGAACCATTCGCGCCTAACAATCCAAAAGGCTTTGTTGGCAAAGTTCTAGGTCAACCTGGCTTAAAGCGCTCTGTTAGGGTTGGGGAAACAGGGTTCAGAGAAGTGGCTGCTTATCTTCTCGATCACGATCATTTTGCTAATGTTCCACCCACGGCCCTGGTCAAGATAACTCACTCCATCTTCAATGTGAATGATGGTGTGAATGGAAACAAGCCTCAAAACAAGAATCTTGTCAGCAAGATTGCATCCTTTCAACAGTTCATTCCACATGATTATGATGCTAGTGACCATGGAACCTCAAGTTTCCCCATTTCTGCTGTGCATCGAATTGGCATTTTAGACATTAGGATTCTTAACACAGATAGGCATGCAGGTAATCTGTTAGTTAGGAAGCTTGACGACGACGAAAGATTCGGTCAAGTGGAATTGATTCCCATTGATCACGGCCTCAGTTTGCCAGAGAGTTTGGAAGATCCGTATTTCGAGTGGATTCATTGGCCTCAGGCATCAATCCCGTTCTCTGACTATGAACTTGAGTACATAAAAGATCTTGACCCTGTTCGTGACACAGAGATGTTGCGGAATGAACTCCCTATGATTCGAGAAGCTTGTTTGCGTGTCTTATTCCTTTGTACAATTTTTCTCAAGGAAGCTGCCGCAAATGGGCTGTGTCTTGCTGAGATCGGGGAGATGATGAGTAGGGAGTTCCGCACTAGTGAGGAGGAACCTAGTGAGCTTGAGGTTATATGCATCGAGGCTAGAAGGCTCATCTCCGAGAAGATGCCATCTTCCagagataaaataaattttgacgAGTTTCAATTTGACTTAGATTGCGAAGATGGTGGATATGAGTTCACCCAAAAATTGGATTCTGAAAACTTCGTTGCAGGAAACCCATTCCATTTTGGATTTGGAAGCTTTAATTTACGTGCTCCACTTTCTACGCATGAAGAAAGTATCGAGGAGGAAAATGAAGGAGAAGACGAGGAGCATAGTTTCATCAATGCTCCGCTCCTATCGAATAATCCAAGTATTTCGAAGCTGTCCATGTATCTGAAAAATATTAGCTCAGTCAATAAGAACCAGAAGTTCCCAAAATTCCCAGGATCAAAGCCCGATTACAGCTATTCTCTGAGTTCATTGTCTTGCCACAGAAGTGCGAACGAGCAGCTTCCAGCAAGCGTGAATTTTGTGAAGCTAGCCGACATGACTGATGAAGAATGGGGACTGTTCTTGGAGAAATTCCAGGAGTTGCTTCACCCTGCATTTACCCAGAAGAAGCCCGTCACCCTCTATCAGCATCAGAGACAAAGGCTGGGCACTTCTTGCCGGTTTTGA